In Silvanigrella paludirubra, one DNA window encodes the following:
- a CDS encoding ABC transporter substrate-binding protein — MKYILIIILILINTHYYSFAKSEKNREQSNNVNVALIQFPETLDPIKSWNFQHFILTQCLFQTLIRIDENGSLIGDLANKWVLSNNNKTYTFHLNKYSKFQDGNNITSRDVAWSISRHFWPNSDSITASYLSKIFSISKNLNHGEIHPSITIIDKNTIQFNLRKAYPPFIYILSISSFSIIKENKSNLTFIGSGPFYAKFFNKNKIELNKNIQYSNVQPIINNITIFKLNNNNELNKLIIDNNIDILVGLPRGELENIELPKDFELKHISSLSFTHMFFNLDKNIFKNKILRKELVKLVQKPFKTEQDFSKFYKFNPSFFPKGILPISYYKTINHENIDYKNLNILKNKKLNILVQKGYLNIKMIDKFEKTFASIGVKINWQIVATDFVDEINKNQYDLLIAGYMGNFPDPDGYLDPLRNDTFLKFGNIPSENLFKELEKIRFTEDPMERLKNYSTTFKNFEEEYYFVPLFQTNISIIKRKNLNIPESRFIYESELWKVHWK; from the coding sequence GTGAAGTACATTTTAATAATAATATTAATATTAATAAATACTCATTACTATTCTTTTGCAAAATCAGAAAAAAATAGAGAACAAAGTAATAATGTAAATGTTGCTTTAATCCAATTTCCAGAGACACTAGACCCTATAAAATCATGGAATTTTCAACATTTTATTTTAACACAATGCCTTTTTCAGACTTTAATTAGAATAGATGAAAATGGATCATTAATCGGAGATTTAGCTAATAAATGGGTTCTTTCAAATAATAACAAAACATATACATTTCATTTAAATAAATATTCCAAATTTCAAGATGGAAATAATATAACTTCAAGAGATGTTGCATGGAGTATATCAAGACATTTTTGGCCAAATTCAGACTCAATAACAGCAAGTTACTTATCAAAAATATTTAGTATTTCAAAAAATTTGAATCATGGTGAAATACATCCTAGCATAACAATTATAGATAAAAACACTATCCAATTCAACTTAAGGAAAGCTTATCCTCCATTTATTTATATATTAAGTATCTCTTCTTTTTCAATTATAAAAGAAAATAAATCAAATTTAACTTTTATAGGATCTGGACCTTTTTATGCAAAATTTTTTAATAAAAATAAAATTGAATTGAATAAGAATATTCAATACTCTAACGTTCAGCCAATTATTAATAATATTACTATTTTTAAATTAAATAATAATAATGAATTAAATAAACTAATAATAGATAATAATATTGATATTTTAGTCGGATTACCAAGAGGTGAATTAGAAAACATAGAATTACCTAAAGATTTTGAATTAAAGCACATAAGCTCATTATCGTTTACTCATATGTTTTTTAACTTAGATAAAAATATTTTTAAAAATAAAATACTTAGAAAAGAATTAGTAAAATTAGTTCAAAAACCTTTTAAAACTGAACAAGATTTTTCAAAATTTTATAAATTTAATCCAAGTTTTTTTCCAAAAGGAATATTACCAATAAGCTACTATAAAACAATAAATCATGAAAATATTGATTATAAAAACTTAAATATTTTAAAAAATAAAAAACTAAATATCTTAGTTCAAAAAGGTTATTTAAATATTAAAATGATTGATAAATTTGAAAAAACTTTTGCAAGTATTGGAGTAAAAATAAATTGGCAAATTGTTGCTACAGATTTTGTGGATGAAATAAATAAGAATCAATATGATTTATTAATTGCTGGATATATGGGAAATTTTCCTGATCCAGACGGTTATTTAGATCCTTTAAGAAATGATACTTTTCTTAAATTTGGAAATATTCCATCGGAAAATTTATTTAAAGAATTAGAAAAAATTCGATTTACAGAAGATCCCATGGAGCGACTAAAAAACTATTCAACTACATTTAAGAATTTTGAAGAAGAATATTATTTTGTGCCACTATTTCAAACAAATATCTCTATTATTAAGAGAAAAAATCTTAATATACCTGAGTCGAGATTTATTTATGAGAGTGAATTATGGAAAGTTCATTGGAAATAA